Genomic window (Trichomycterus rosablanca isolate fTriRos1 chromosome 16, fTriRos1.hap1, whole genome shotgun sequence):
TTCTTTAGACGCAGCACTTGTAGTTGTGTTACCGCCTCAGAACGATGAGGTAAAAATAGAATCAAAGTGCCTTGGGGAGTTTTAAGAAATCTCCTCCCATTTCAGCAAGAGAGGCAGGATGTTTGACCAAGTCCAATCTGGCTTAAAACTGAAGAGGCAAGTCAACCAGTAcacttaaaaacaaaacaaagagacAAAAGAAGTATCCGAAGAGAACCCAGCTGAATGCTGAAAACTATTCACTGACAGACAAGCAAGCTGAGCAAATCAGGCTCCAAAAGAGCTTAGCAAATTGTTTCCAGATGTTCTAACTTGTCATTTTTCCCCCACAGCCCATCCAGCTGCTGGCAGCCACTCTGTGATGAGAGAGTGCACATGGTGAGCGGCAGGGTGCAGCAACAGGGCCGGCACTCAGTCTTAAACTAGACGtccttttcattttcagtgACATCCTTCACCTCTTGATCTAAAGGACTAACACGTGGACAGGGAAATACACAAAGGCAACCATGCTGCAACAGATCTTAAAGGATATGTACATAGACCCAGATGTTCTGGAGGCTTTGAATGAGGAGcaaaaaaagacattatttttgAAGATGAGACAGGAGCAGGTTCGCCGCTGGAAAGAGCGTGAGGAGAACCAGGAGCCATGCAAACCCAAAACAAGGCCAGGTAAAACTAATTTACCTCAAACCTACTGTGTTGCTTCATATTACATATCTTGTAGATGTCCgttccacccaaataataataataacatacatGACCCTTACAGGTGTACGGATGCTTTAACCTCAGCTCTCAACTGTATAACTTTTCTGACCCCTGCTAGCTAGTTGTATCAGTACTTATCAGTCGTATgtttcttctgggaaggctttccaaaattttgcagtgtgtctattcagtcaaaagaacattagTAAGTTAAGGCACTGATGATGGATGAGGTGTTTGGTTGCGTTGAgttcaaggctctgtgcaggccactggaggtcAAATTAGTCACACCATGGACCTTctcgtttatatatatatatatatatatatatatatatatatatatatatatgcctaCTGTCAACAAACTTAATTACAAATCACACACCCTTAACCTCTCATCAAAGGACACATCACATACGCAAAAGTAGACACATGTGAACACAACCTTTAACGTACCCTTCTGCTTATGCATCTCTTGTAGGTTGTCATGGCTAAATATGGTAAGAGTGTGAAGTAAATCATTGAGTGGTAAACACTGCAGCTGATCTGTGGTATGAACATCCTGTCTGAAAAGAAGTCATCACGGAAGCCACAAAGCAACAGAGTTCACCTATAAAAGTTTATACTGAGACGTAGATTGGATTATAAGAAAAGCTAATAATGCTACCCATAGAATTAACTGCTCTGtgtttgcaaaaaaataaacatgattaCTGTTTTTCACACTTTTATAATAACCACCAGTAACCTACACTGCTTGCTAAATACATGAAATGACATTCAAACTTCCCAGTAGGTAGATTAGTCACTCCATCATTACTCCCAGttgtaagtgagtaaatagaTTGGGAAATGATGGCCTGCAATGGATTGCCATTCTgtctacagtgtatttttacactttttacataaaaaaaagccAGTAATAGGCCAGTCAACGTATGTGTTTCTAGagcttgtattttttatatcctTTTGCTGTAGTGGTGATAgaatataaacatatttcacTAAATGATGTGCAAGTGATTCTAGAGATTAACAAAAGTTCTGCATCAGCTATGGGGCTTAAGATATGCTGATAAGATATGCAGGAGCTAAATTGTCAGGGCTTTAGCAGGGTTATAAGCAGGACTTTGTGTTCATTGTAGAATTGACCAGGCAGCAAGTCTAAACAGAGTCCCAATTATTCTAATTGTGTTGAGGTCAGGCCACAGGGGTTTCTCTGTACCAAACTTTTTaagccatgtctttatagaccttactTTGAgaacaggggtacagtcatgctggaaaagaaAAAGCCCTTCCCCAAAAGGTTGGCACAATGTTGAATGTATAAAATTACATCTTTTAAACATGTGTATGGCTGAAAAACCTGAACCCAAGCaacaggaggggtgtccacatactttaagtacactatatggcctatCACATTGTCCTAAAACTACAAACCACATGTAACACGAAAGGCTTAGCTGGAATACACTGTGCAGTTCAATAGTTTTAGCAGTGGTGACTTTAGCTCCAAAAGCCGAGGGTTTAATATCCAGCTCTGTCAAGCTACTACTTATTGTCATTTATTGAATTGTATCCTgtctcatttattcactttaatTAAAATCATCATCCAAACACAGAAATGTTTTTGTGATGTGAACCTACCACATAAGGTGACCTTTTTCTAAACTGACTTTCGAACTTTGACCCATATATGTGAGGGATATCTGGCCAAATCAGTAATAGAGGGAGGTCAGGCATGTTTTTGAGATATTAGTGGAATGTATCTAGGATGTAGCAAAAGAAAAGTGCTTAGGATTGGAAGACAGACCACAGATTAGGAAAAACTCTGGGTTAGTTTACATTACAGGATTAGGCTAAATGTACCCAAAGTACACATTCTAAACTGGTTTGACCTTTGAGGAACTTGGAATCCTGTCTGTCAGCATTTCAAAAAAAAGGTTGTGGGAGGttttgtggtaaaaaaaaacaatatcagCAGCAACTTTAGTCTAAGCAGTCCAGCgtcatgtaaaatgtaaaacctGACAACTATGGATGAGACATAGACTGATGATGCATTAATTTGGCCTGCCTTATGTCAGTTAGACCAGACGTAAACTTTTTCTTTGCTAAGCTGTTAACAAAGTGGTTATTATCGAGTGTCTTGGGGCTGCTGAAGAACAAAAACACCTCTTTTTCTTAAGATGTGTGCAGCTGTTTTTCAGCTGCTCTATGATTTCGCTACAGCAAGCTGATAGAATATCCTCAGCCACAGTACACAATGCTTCAACAGATTGCAGACTGTTAAAATAGTTTCTACCCGCTGTGTAATCTTGTGATATGCAGAACTGCAGTCGTTCAGATGTCCTAAGTTAGATTTAGAAAACACAACAAAGTACTGTAAAGAAGGGACTGGCCTACTTTAAAAGCAAGGCAGAAAGTTTCTGCCAAACCAAGTTAAATTCCTTTATACAAGTAACTGCCAGCAAAGCAGGAAGTCTGCAGGAAGTGGATGTGTTCAAAGCAgtactataaaaaaaaactgagatAGAGCAAGCAAGtaaaagaataaaagcaagagacttttagattttaaaataccttaacctttttctttaaaactatttataatattttagccATTAGCCCATTTCATTTAGGAGAAATAAGTAGAAAATCATCAGGTCCTTATCATTATTAAGAGTAGATAGGAAACCTGATGCAATGCAGTAGTGCATCGGATCTCAGAAACTTAAGAATGTCCTGCATGCTTTTTCTATCATTTCAGCACAGATGTAACAATGTTTCAAATTCTATTCATGCGAAAACACTATGCCCAGTATGCTGgatctgtgggtagcactgtcacctcacagcaagaaggtcctttttgtgtggagtttgcatgttcgccccatgtccatgtgggtttcatcTGTGAGCTCCGGcttccttccacagtacaaagccatgcagccaggttaattggaggtacTAAAATTGGCcagaatgtgtgtgaatgtgtgtgtgtgtttttctgacttgtgatggactggcgacctgtctggggttcAGGttaccctaaataggataaaatggtggtaaaacagacaatgaataaatgaatgtttctCATGTGGAGTTTAATGTGCTATGTTAAAGTCTGTTTGAATGAAGTACTATTACTTCAGAAATGCTCAATGTAGTTATCCATAGTAATTAATAGATATAATGATGCAATTAGTGGAGCAAGATTTTGCTGTGCATTACCCACCAGGGTGTTTTGTGATCATTTTCACAATTTTACATGTGACCTTTTTGGTGTAAATCAGTCCTCAAGGACTAGAAGCAGTGACCCACCTGtgtggtttttattttattaaaaaatacaaagctGCATACATTTAATTCGGTTCAGAACTTAAACAagaactaaaaaataaaactataaaatttTACATAATACCAAAACTACTCCAGTCTGACTCTTAAAACATGGTAAGGAGCAACTGATTTCTTAAAACAAAACCTTAATTACAATCCATACATTCCTAATCAATGTGGcatcaaaaatgcattttatgttGAAATAGTCAGGAATGTCCCCATCACAGTATGTTTATATCACTTTAGTCCAGATAATGCCCTCATAGCTGTGCAATCTACCCATGTAATGGGGAAGAATGTACCCTTATctcatgacagactctggcttttataCTTTACACTAGCAGCTATCCAGATGGACCTTTTCTTACTTTGGCCTGGTGAACTTGACatttattatttccataaacatCTAAAGGGTCAACTCGTCCgactacagtatatattttctCTGAGTTTCAGTCCTTTTAGGGTTATCTAAAGCCTCTAAAGCCTGGAGAAGTGGTACTAGAACAGTGTTACTGGATGTGGCTTTCTCTGTGAACAGTTCCAACTTGCATTTGTGGATGCAGCAACAATGTTTGCCCACTGCCCGTTTCAACTTGGAACATGTTGCAGACATTGTATTGATGTTTgtacatttacaaaaacaaGTTGATGATGTAAATACCTATctctttgtactgtttttttaaaaatacaggacAATGTAGCACTATTTTTAGTACTATATGATGTAACTtgctttaaattgtttttagtTCCTTCAGTGGGTGACTTGTGACCTATCCATCACAAGTCCgttcgtccgtccgtccatccatccgtccatcaaTCTGGATCAAGTTGATTTACTCAGGATAaagattatttaataaaatgtatacacacaATGTCAAATAACATATTAcaagaaaaagaataaatgacCTGCATACTTAACATAACATTTATTCTCTTTAACTGCTTGAATGCAAAACAGGTTTTAGAAGTCTGACGTATATCATGTTGTATGGTATCACAGTTCTTTGGCTCAGCTCAGTATGTTATACTTGATTTGATCTGCTCAGGATACATGTTACACACAAATCATGCAATGCTATGTGGGCCTTCTTTGACAATAATGAATACAAGAATATGGGTGGCATTACTTATCTAATTACACAAAGGCACCAGTGCCAGACTGACTGTTGTGACAAGCCCATCATGTCTTAATCATCGAGGGCAGGTCTGCCTGTTAAGCTAGAATGTTGTGTTTTTGCCAATAGGTGTGCAAGAAGAACCAGTTCATTCTAACAGTTACACATGTTTGCTGGCAAACCTGAAACTGAAACACTTGTGTTTGTCAGACCACTGAAGTTTAATAAAGACTTTACATGCATGCTTATCTATTGTCTTCATTACTGTTTATCCCTTTTTTGGTGtgattttttgttcttttgtgtATCAAGATCATTTGGAAACTAGCTAATCTGAGTGCATATCAAACAATATGTGATATTTAAAATTGTTTGTCCCTGATGTTTAATATGTACAGCTGACATAAACATACAATTTTATAgaacatgtactgtatgttacaGCAGTCTTTAGATATCAGTCATTTCTGTAACtgctctttttctgtgactgaatgattgaaacTGATGTTAGCTATGAAGGCTTGGCatgcaatcaacattccagttcaGTTGGCTCTACACCAAACCTGCCAAACCATGCCTTTAGCAACCTTTGTAGCAATTGTTAACAATGGTGTGTGGCTTAAACACCCGAACGCAATAATTAGAATtcatgtccacatattttagctttcagggttttttttttgtataagcAACTGTTTCAACTATTACATTACGGAtaaaaacagttgcagaaatgtattactattattattattataaaaaaatgtattacaatgtattattaaatactATTAACTTTATCCCATGTCTCTCTTTTTCCTTTCACCTCTCTTCTGTAGCTCACAGTAAAAGTGTGACCTGGCTGTTGGGCCATGATGGTGATGTTCATGTTAATGTCATTGGTGAGATGGATGAGTTCAAGTCCTCCAAGCTTTGATTTGATCTGCTCAGGATACATGTTACACACAAATCATGCAATGCTATGTGGGCCTTCTTTGACAATAATGAATACAAGAATATGGGTGGCATTACTTATCTAATTACACAAAGGCACCAGTGCCAGACTGACTGTTGTGACAAGCCCATCATGTCTTAATCATCGAGGGCAGGTCTGCCTGTTAAGCTAGAATGTTGTGTTTTTGCCAATAGGTGTGCAAGAAGAACCAGTTCATTCTAACAGTTACACATGTTTGCTGGCAAACCTGAAACTGAAACACTTGTGTTTGTCAGACCACTGAAGTTTAATAAAGACTTTACATGCATGCTTATCTATTGTCTTCATTACTGTTTATCCCTTTTTTGGTGtgattttttgttcttttgtgtATCAAGATCATTTGGAAACTAGCTAATCTGAGTGCATATCAAACAATATGTGATATTTAAAATTGTTTGTCCCTGATGTTTAATATGTACAGCTGACATAAACATACAATTTTATAgaacatgtactgtatgttacaGCAGTCTTTAGATATCAGTCATTTCTGTAACtgctctttttctgtgactgaatgattgaaacTGATGTTAGCTATGAAGGCTTGGCatgcaatcaacattccagttcaGTTGGCTCTACACCAAACCTGCCAAACCATGCCTTTAGCAACCTTTGTAGCAATTGTTAACAATGGTGTGTGGCTTAAACACCCGAACGCAATAATTAGAATtcatgtccacatattttagctttcagggttttttttttgtataagcAACTGTTTCAACTATTACATTACGGAtaaaaacagttgcagaaatgtattactattattattattataaaaaaatgtattacaatgtattattaaatactATTAACTTTATCCCATGTCTCTCTTTTTCCTTTCACCTCTCTTCTGTAGCTCACAGTAAAAGTGTGACCTGGCTGTTGGGCCATGATGGTGATGTTCATGTTAATGTCATTGGTGAGATGGATGAGTTCAAGTCCTCCAAGCTTCTCCGCTCAGGGTTTTGCGAAAGAAATGCTGCTAGTCTTTTCAACAATTCACAGTATGGACTTAAATCTTTTTCTTTTGCttaatataaacattaaacagCACTATACAAACTCAGTACAGCACTATACAGATAAGTAAATGTATGCACACCTATAGAACAAAAAAGAActttggattttttgttgaaacccatttacatttatacCACTGAGcatatgcttttatccaaaccatATGCCAACCTAACAATGATCAAACGTTAATcagtgaccctctgattactagtccaataacTTAACACCATTTAAATAGTTGCTATGTATTTATAGCTTAAGTTCGtaaaatttttaataattcTTTAAAATCCTTTTAATATAAGTTTTTTTGGAAAAGATTTTTACACTCAAGTAAAAGtcataaaatcataattttCTACAATTTTGAAAATCTTTTTTGGACAGTGTTACAtccttttatatattatatttcacAGCAACCAGGAGACCAGTCTGAAGAGTAACCTTGTAAACAGAATATCCACAGAACCTGTATGGAACCTGCGAGAGAATTTCACTTCAAAAACTCTCTCAGGAGTTCAGCTTAACTTGAAGGTATGTGAGAAAGATTTAAATTTGTTAGATTTATCCAAACACTAGAACAGACAGTATGTCCAAAGAGTATGGACAAcccttttaattattgagtttggGTATTTTAGCCACACTCATTGTTACCACTGTATGCTACTAATTTTGTGATAACAACTTGGAGAAGGTGCTTTTATGTTAGAGCATTAACATAAAAGCacaaagcacacatttacatcaCCTGTATTAGACAAGCCTTCTAATCCATTATCTGCCACCATTACAattgtagtatttttattatgcaTTCTTCCTAacctacattacatttacattgcacTACTATGGTAATATTGTAGAATCTGGCAGGAAAAGTTTAAGTGTTCATTCCAGTGATGTCTAGCATGTATGAATGCATTAATCCCCAAAGCTTATAAAAATTGAACAACTTAATCACCTtaagtttttaattaaaattcaaatgaccaaaataaaagtaaggcAGTAGTAGATCAagggttaaggcactggactagtaattgaaaggttgctggtttaagccccaccactgacaggttgccattgttgcaAGTGTAGACTGACAATGTAGAATGGCAATCAAAATTTAATCCACACCACAATGGGCACTAAAATCTGAAGCCactgtatttaaatttaaacttaaaaccctACAAGATAATTAATAGAATGACTGTAATGTGAAGCAAACAGAACCACtaattagccgctcaggtggcgcaatggtaaaaacacacgctagtgcaccagagctgggatgtcACTGCATTTCCGtacatttgtatgtgtgtgtgtgtttcctgggGCCTGTAAATTGGTGTGTGTATGCTTGCATTTAGGTGCTGTACTGTGcatcagtgtgtgtgcgtgtgcgtgtagGTGACCTTCCTGTTGCTGTCATTAATCTGGGATAGAACCGTGGGGCAGCAAGACGGACTTTCACCACAGGGAGATCCATCGCTCAAGAGCGAAATAAATCACAACCTCTGTCCCTTTGTCTTGTCAGCTTTTCCTTTCACCATTTCTCTGACTCATTTACTTTTTTCAAGAACAACTCACATTTCCCCAAACCTGAACCTCCCTGGCTCTCTTTTTGCCATTTTACaagttttgaaatgtgttggtGCACATTTGTGTGTACGATCAGGCTAGACATATTCCAGGGTTTTTTGcctgctggtttgtgctgcttttTTAGGCTGCGCCTCTGGAGAAGGCCTGCTGGGGTTGCAAGATGGTAAAATATGCAGGCCAGGTTTTGCGTTCGATTGGTGTCAAGGGCGCATTCTCATCCCCTTCTGAATCACGCTATACTAATGCAAGGAAGAAGGCTCACACGGTGTGTTGCCATAGCAACACCGCGCACAGTCAGGGCTGACTAGGATGGACGTCGGCTGGTCGCTTTTGGCCACACCGTGATCCTTCACAATCCTAATGCAAACATCTGCGTGAACATGTTTCACTGCCAGGTCTTCAACCTGTTCCTAAATACGACCATTTCTGTACTGTGGTTTACATTACAGCTGCTGCTGGTAATGCTGCATGTTGGCATATTGAGTTTTGCCagctaataaaaaacaaagagttttattcaaGGATGCATACTGCTTGTGTTTTAACAGGAGAACAGGGAAGAAGTGAGGACGTTGCCCCCTCCACAGGTACGTTTTGGTATTGCATCACATGGCAGACTTTATTATACGTGGTAGTGGTGGTGAGTCTGTAATACATTCACAGTGACACAGATGATACAAGGACCTGGACCTTTTCCACTGAGGAAATCTTTACTCCAAATCTGTGGTTGTCAATATTCTTATTAATGTATAGGCATCATACATCTATTGTATAAAACTTGCCAGCCCATATACTGTGGCTTGCAAAGGGCCCACATTTTAGGAAACCCTGCTCTAAGTACAGTTAGAATATTTTGCACCTTTGTATTCCAGCCTGTATCTTTACCCCCAAAAAATGTTATTGTGACCCAATGTTGATGTTTCATTTAACTAAAGTGTTTCCTCTCTCTGTAGGTAACAATGTGTGAAGAGAAGCCACCATCTCCTGTTGAAATTGTAAGTTTGCTAgcagtttttgtatttattttattattttttttatggctGGGTTTTAGAGGCACAATACAGACCGGTTGTAAATTAAGGAAAAgttcaaataataaaattaaataaatgagtggAGAAACTTAATGACTGCATATGCTTTCAGACAGGTGCACTGTACATTTGGGATGACTTGTTCCTTTAGAATGAAGGGCTGCCTGCAAATCTGTATAAAGATATTATgactcatatacagtgtatcacaaaagtgagtacacccctcacatttctgctgatatttaagtatatcttttcatgggacaacactgacaaaatgacactttgacacaatgaaaagtagtctgtgtgcagcttatataacagtgtaaatttattcttccctcaaaataactcaatatacagccattaatgtctaaaccactggcaacaaaagtgagtacacccctaagagactacacccctaaatgtccaaattgagcactgcttgtcattttccctccaaaatgtcatgtgatttgttagtgttactaggtctcaggtgtgcatagggagcaggtgtgttcaatttagtagtacagctctcacactctctcatactggtcactgaaagttccaacatggcacctcatggcaaagaactctctgaggatcttaaaagacgaattgttgcgctacatgaagatggccaaggctacaagaagattgccaacaccctgaaactgagctgcagcacagtggccaagatcatccagcgttttaaaagagcagggtccactcagaacagacctcgcgttggtcgtccaaagaagctgagtgcacgtgctcagcgtcacatccaactgctgtctttgaaagataggcgcaggagtgctgtcagcattgctgcagagattgaaaaggtggggggtcagcctgtcagtgctcagaccatacgccgcacactacatcaaattggtctgcatggctgtcaccccagaaggaagcctcttctgaagtctctacacaagaaagcccgcaaacagtttgctgaagacatgtcaacaaaggacatggattactggaaccatgtcctatggtctgatgagaccaagattaatttgtttggttcagatggtctcaagcatgtgtggcggcaatcaggtgaggagtacaggtgtgtcatgcctacagtcaagcatggtggtgggaatgccatggtctggggctgcatgagtgcagcaggtgttggggagttacatttcattgagggacacatgaactccaatatgtactgtgaaatactgaagcagagcatgatcccctccctccggaaactgggtcgcagggcagtgttccagcatgataatgaccccaaacacacctctaagatgaccactgctttattgaagaggctgagggtaaaggtgatggactggtcaagcatgtctttagacctaaacccaatagaacatctttggggcatcctcaagcggaaggtggaggagcgcaaagtctcgaatatccgccagctccgtgatgtcgtcatggaggagtggaaaagcattccagtggcaacctgtgaagctctggtaaactccatgcccaggagagttaaggcagttctgggaaataatggtggccacacaaaatattgacacttcaggaactttcactaaggggtgtactcacttttgttgccggtggtttagacattaatggctgtatattgagttattttgagggaagaataaatttacactgttatacaagctgcacacagactacttttcattgtgtcaaagtgtcattttgtcagtgttgtcccatgaaaagatatacttaaatatctgcagaaatgtgaggggtgtactcacttttgtgatacactgtatatgatcaCCTGATCCATATAATGGAGCTTTTTAGCCAGTTGGAAGTAGACTCATTCAGGGATACAATGCCCCCATCCAAATTGCCCAAGGGTTCACTGAATGGTTAAATgattgtaatatatatatatatatatatatatatatatatatatatatatatatatatatatatatatacagtgtatcacaaaagtgagtacacccctcacatttctgcaaatattttattatatcttttcatgggacaacactataagacatgaaacttggatataagttagagtagtcagtgtacagcttgtatagcagtgtagatttactgtcttctgaaaataactcaacacacagccattaatg
Coding sequences:
- the zgc:100829 gene encoding SH2 domain-containing protein 4B isoform X1, coding for MLQQILKDMYIDPDVLEALNEEQKKTLFLKMRQEQVRRWKEREENQEPCKPKTRPAHSKSVTWLLGHDGDVHVNVIAHSKSVTWLLGHDGDVHVNVIGEMDEFKSSKLLRSGFCERNAASLFNNSHNQETSLKSNLVNRISTEPVWNLRENFTSKTLSGVQLNLKENREEVRTLPPPQVTMCEEKPPSPVEIIKDEEEEDDACETVDGSALLSSLCYRPHLLSNPSTPSLLHSLVYRDQQEKSTPLSITSRLEGRNEPCEPPVNRGKDFRVMAASKRTESVDGEQGSLGRGRVAQLMKTFSVASESAPSKSSPRPKPTIPNKPSHLLHLSSNPLR
- the zgc:100829 gene encoding SH2 domain-containing protein 4B isoform X2, with amino-acid sequence MLQQILKDMYIDPDVLEALNEEQKKTLFLKMRQEQVRRWKEREENQEPCKPKTRPAHSKSVTWLLGHDGDVHVNVIAHSKSVTWLLGHDGDVHVNVIGEMDEFKSSKLLRSGFCERNAASLFNNSHNQETSLKSNLVNRISTEPVWNLRENFTSKTLSGVQLNLKENREEVRTLPPPQVTMCEEKPPSPVEIIKDEEEEDDACETVDGSALLSSLCYRPHLLSNPSTPSLLHSLVYRDQQEKSTPLSITSRLEGRNEPCEPPVNRGSQ